The following coding sequences lie in one Flavobacterium cyclinae genomic window:
- a CDS encoding sigma-54-dependent transcriptional regulator: MPKILVIEDEAAIRRVLVKILSEENDSYKVEEAEDGLQGVEKVKNEDYDLILCDIKMPKMDGVEVLEAVKKIKPEIPMVMISGHGDLETAINTMRLGAFDYISKPPDLNRLLNTVRNALDKKQLVVENKILKKKVSKNYEMIGNSEAINHIKTMIDKVAPTDARVLITGPNGTGKELVAHQLHEKSERSAAPIIEVNCAAIPSELIESELFGHVKGAFTSAVKDRAGKFEAADGGTIFLDEIGDMSLPAQAKVLRALQENLIQRVGADKDIKVNVRVVAATNKDLKKEIEEGRFREDLYHRLAVILIKVPALNDRREDIPELIEHFAAKIASEQGTSPKSFSKSAIKLLQEYDWTGNIRELRNVVERLIILGGNEISEQDVKLFASK, from the coding sequence ATGCCTAAAATATTAGTTATAGAAGACGAAGCAGCAATTCGAAGAGTATTAGTAAAAATACTTTCCGAAGAAAATGATTCGTATAAAGTTGAAGAAGCTGAAGATGGTTTACAAGGAGTAGAAAAAGTTAAAAATGAAGATTATGACTTGATTCTTTGTGATATCAAAATGCCAAAAATGGATGGTGTTGAAGTATTAGAAGCTGTTAAAAAAATAAAACCCGAAATTCCTATGGTGATGATTTCTGGTCATGGTGATTTGGAGACAGCTATTAACACAATGCGTTTAGGAGCTTTTGATTACATTTCAAAACCACCCGATTTGAACCGTTTGTTAAATACGGTTCGAAATGCATTAGATAAAAAACAATTAGTAGTAGAGAACAAAATCTTGAAAAAGAAAGTTTCTAAAAACTACGAAATGATAGGGAATAGTGAAGCTATAAATCATATTAAAACCATGATAGATAAAGTAGCTCCAACAGATGCCCGAGTTTTAATCACTGGTCCAAACGGAACCGGAAAAGAATTAGTTGCACATCAATTACATGAAAAAAGTGAACGCTCCGCTGCTCCCATTATCGAAGTGAATTGTGCGGCAATTCCATCGGAATTAATTGAAAGTGAGTTGTTTGGTCATGTAAAAGGTGCATTTACTTCTGCTGTAAAAGATAGAGCTGGAAAATTTGAAGCTGCCGATGGCGGAACGATTTTCTTAGATGAAATTGGAGATATGAGTTTACCAGCTCAAGCCAAAGTTTTACGTGCTTTACAGGAGAATTTAATTCAAAGAGTAGGAGCAGACAAAGATATAAAAGTCAATGTTCGTGTTGTGGCGGCTACGAATAAAGATTTGAAAAAAGAAATCGAAGAAGGAAGATTTAGAGAAGATTTGTATCACAGATTAGCAGTAATTTTAATTAAAGTTCCTGCTTTGAATGATAGAAGAGAAGATATTCCAGAATTGATTGAGCATTTTGCTGCAAAGATCGCTTCGGAACAGGGGACTTCACCAAAATCGTTCTCAAAATCAGCTATCAAATTGTTACAAGAATACGACTGGACAGGAAACATCCGTGAGCTTCGAAATGTAGTAGAACGCTTGATTATTTTAGGCGGAAACGAAATTTCAGAACAAGATGTAAAACTGTTTGCAAGTAAATAA
- a CDS encoding ABC-F family ATP-binding cassette domain-containing protein, producing the protein MITVNDIAVEFGGTTLFSDITFAINENDKIALMGKNGAGKSTLLKIVAGANKPTRGGISAPSDAVIAYLPQHLLTSDNCTVMEETSKAFSEVLNMKKEIDDINEQLTVRTDYESDDYMKLIERVSELSEKFYSIEEVNYEAEVEKVLKGLGFEREDFTRLTSEFSGGWRMRIELAKILLKKPDLILLDEPTNHLDMESIQWLEEFLMNQAKAVMVISHDRAFVDNITNRTIEVTMGRIYDYKAKYSDYLVLRQDRRIHQQKAYDEQQKFIAENQAFIERFKGTYSKTEQVQSRVRMLEKLVLVEVDEVDTSALKLKFPPSPRSGQYPVVVSELTKKYGDHVVFNNANLVIERGQKVAFVGKNGEGKSTMIKAIMGEIEYEGGKVEIGHNAQIGYFAQNQAALLDGELTVFDTIDRIAVGDIRTKIKDMLGAFMFKGDDIQKKVKVLSGGEKTRLAMIKLLLEPVNVLILDEPTNHLDMKTKDIIKDALRDFDGTLILVSHDRDFLDGLAEKVFEFGHKRVKEHFEDIKGFLAHKKMESLKEIEK; encoded by the coding sequence ATGATTACAGTTAACGACATTGCCGTAGAATTTGGTGGAACAACCCTATTTAGTGATATTACTTTTGCTATTAATGAAAATGATAAAATTGCCCTAATGGGTAAAAATGGTGCTGGAAAATCAACCTTACTAAAGATTGTAGCTGGAGCTAATAAACCTACACGAGGTGGAATTTCGGCACCTAGTGATGCTGTAATTGCTTATTTACCTCAGCATTTACTTACTTCAGATAATTGTACGGTTATGGAAGAAACTTCAAAAGCTTTTTCTGAAGTTTTAAATATGAAAAAAGAAATTGATGATATCAATGAGCAATTAACCGTTCGTACTGATTATGAAAGTGATGACTACATGAAGTTAATCGAACGCGTTTCGGAATTATCTGAAAAATTTTATTCGATTGAAGAAGTAAATTATGAAGCAGAGGTTGAAAAAGTATTAAAAGGTTTGGGTTTTGAAAGAGAAGATTTCACTCGATTAACATCTGAGTTTTCTGGAGGTTGGAGAATGCGTATTGAGTTAGCCAAAATCCTATTGAAAAAACCTGATTTGATTCTTTTAGATGAGCCAACGAATCACTTAGATATGGAGAGTATTCAATGGTTAGAAGAATTCTTAATGAATCAGGCTAAAGCGGTTATGGTTATTTCGCACGATAGAGCGTTTGTAGATAATATTACCAATCGTACCATTGAAGTTACAATGGGAAGAATTTACGATTACAAAGCGAAATATTCAGATTATTTGGTTTTACGTCAAGATAGAAGAATTCACCAACAAAAAGCGTACGATGAGCAACAGAAATTTATTGCGGAAAATCAAGCTTTTATTGAACGATTCAAAGGAACGTATTCTAAGACTGAGCAAGTGCAATCGCGTGTTAGAATGTTAGAAAAATTAGTTCTAGTTGAAGTAGATGAAGTAGATACTTCGGCATTAAAATTGAAATTTCCACCTTCACCACGTTCAGGACAATATCCTGTTGTTGTATCAGAGTTAACCAAAAAATATGGTGATCATGTAGTGTTTAATAATGCTAATTTGGTTATTGAAAGAGGACAAAAAGTGGCTTTTGTAGGAAAAAATGGAGAAGGGAAATCAACTATGATTAAGGCCATTATGGGCGAAATTGAATACGAAGGAGGAAAAGTTGAAATTGGTCACAATGCTCAAATTGGGTATTTTGCTCAAAATCAAGCCGCTCTATTAGATGGAGAATTAACCGTTTTTGATACAATTGATCGAATTGCGGTTGGCGATATTCGTACGAAAATTAAAGATATGTTGGGCGCTTTCATGTTTAAAGGCGACGATATTCAAAAGAAAGTAAAAGTGCTTTCTGGGGGAGAAAAAACACGTTTAGCGATGATTAAATTGTTGTTAGAACCGGTAAACGTTTTAATTCTGGATGAGCCAACAAATCACTTAGATATGAAAACAAAAGACATCATCAAAGATGCATTACGTGATTTTGACGGAACATTAATTTTAGTTTCACACGACCGTGATTTCCTTGATGGTTTGGCCGAAAAAGTATTTGAATTCGGACACAAACGCGTTAAAGAACATTTTGAAGATATCAAAGGTTTCTTAGCACACAAGAAAATGGAATCGTTGAAAGAGATTGAGAAATAG
- a CDS encoding M3 family metallopeptidase, with protein MKIKTILLFSAITSAITINAQDKTNMNPFFETYTTPYQVPPFHLIKNEHFKPAILEGIKKQEAEIKAIVSNKEKPTFENTILAMENSGKLLSKVSTVFYNLNSANTNEEIQAIAKELAPRLSAHNDNINLNPELFQRVKTVWDNQANLNLNKEQSKILENLYKNFVRSGANLSEENKKRLREINAEMAVATLKYGQNILAETNAYELVISDKKDLEGLPNELIEAASSEAKSRGKEGKWVFTLSNSSVMPFLQYSSNRKLRKEIWNAYQMRANQNNDKDNKELAITIANLRGERARLLGYNTHADYVLEKSMAKNPETATKLLMDLWTPALNMAKQEADDIKKMMVKDGIKGNVEPYDWRYYAEKIRKERFDLNEQEMKPYFSLDRTREGIFTVCKNLYGLQFNPLKEVPTYHEDVTVWEVKDTFENLIGILYMDFHPRASKRGGAWMTSYRTQKMENGKRVVPIVSIVCNFTKPTENAPALLTFDEVSTFFHEFGHALHGLLSNVTYESLAGTNVPRDFVELPSQIMENWAAEPEVLKMYAKHYKTGEVIPDAMIEKMQKAGTFDQGFATTEYLAAALLDMDYHTQKIMIKVDSETFENESMKKIGLTNEIIPRYRSTYFNHIFAGGYSAGYYSYIWSGVLDTDAFEVFKLNGLFNQDYAKSFRTNILEKGGTEEPMVLYKNFRGDAPSVKPLLRKRGLDQVK; from the coding sequence ATGAAAATCAAAACCATACTATTATTTTCAGCAATTACTTCTGCTATAACAATTAACGCACAAGACAAAACCAATATGAATCCGTTTTTTGAAACGTACACAACACCTTATCAAGTTCCGCCTTTTCATTTGATAAAAAATGAACATTTTAAACCCGCAATTTTAGAAGGAATAAAAAAACAAGAAGCAGAAATCAAAGCAATCGTTTCTAACAAAGAAAAACCTACGTTTGAAAACACGATTTTAGCTATGGAAAACTCAGGTAAACTTTTATCTAAAGTATCCACTGTTTTTTATAATCTTAATAGCGCTAATACCAACGAAGAAATTCAAGCTATTGCTAAAGAATTGGCACCAAGATTATCGGCTCATAATGATAATATCAATTTAAATCCTGAATTATTCCAACGAGTAAAAACGGTTTGGGACAATCAGGCCAACCTAAATTTGAACAAAGAGCAAAGCAAAATATTAGAAAACTTATATAAAAACTTTGTTCGAAGTGGTGCAAATTTATCAGAAGAAAACAAAAAAAGACTAAGAGAAATTAACGCTGAAATGGCGGTAGCTACTCTTAAATATGGCCAAAATATATTAGCCGAAACGAATGCATATGAATTGGTTATTTCAGATAAAAAAGATTTAGAAGGATTACCAAATGAGCTTATTGAAGCAGCATCATCTGAAGCAAAATCAAGAGGTAAAGAAGGTAAATGGGTTTTTACATTATCAAATTCTAGCGTGATGCCATTTCTTCAGTACAGTTCAAACAGAAAGTTGCGTAAGGAAATTTGGAATGCCTATCAAATGCGTGCAAATCAGAATAACGACAAAGACAATAAAGAATTGGCAATTACAATTGCAAATTTAAGAGGTGAAAGAGCTCGTTTGTTAGGATATAATACACATGCTGATTATGTTTTAGAAAAATCAATGGCTAAAAATCCAGAAACGGCAACTAAATTGTTAATGGATTTATGGACACCTGCTTTAAATATGGCAAAACAAGAAGCTGATGATATTAAAAAAATGATGGTAAAAGACGGCATAAAAGGTAATGTTGAACCTTATGATTGGAGATATTATGCTGAGAAAATTCGCAAAGAACGATTTGATTTAAACGAACAAGAAATGAAACCTTACTTTAGTTTAGATAGAACTAGAGAAGGTATTTTTACCGTTTGTAAAAATTTATATGGTTTACAATTTAATCCTTTAAAAGAAGTACCCACCTATCATGAAGATGTAACGGTGTGGGAAGTAAAGGATACTTTCGAAAATCTTATTGGAATTTTATATATGGATTTTCACCCAAGAGCTTCTAAACGAGGTGGTGCTTGGATGACTTCTTACCGAACTCAAAAAATGGAAAATGGAAAACGTGTTGTTCCAATTGTTTCTATTGTTTGTAATTTTACTAAACCTACTGAAAATGCTCCTGCTTTACTAACTTTTGATGAAGTAAGTACCTTTTTTCATGAATTTGGACACGCTTTACATGGATTATTATCAAATGTGACTTATGAAAGTTTAGCTGGAACAAATGTTCCAAGAGATTTTGTAGAATTACCGTCGCAAATTATGGAAAACTGGGCAGCTGAACCTGAAGTTTTAAAAATGTATGCAAAACACTATAAAACAGGTGAAGTAATCCCGGATGCAATGATTGAAAAAATGCAAAAAGCAGGAACTTTTGATCAAGGATTTGCAACTACAGAATATTTAGCTGCTGCATTATTAGATATGGATTATCACACTCAAAAAATAATGATTAAAGTTGATTCTGAAACTTTTGAAAACGAATCCATGAAAAAAATTGGATTAACCAATGAAATCATTCCAAGATATAGAAGTACGTATTTCAATCATATTTTTGCAGGTGGATATTCTGCTGGCTATTACAGTTATATATGGTCAGGAGTTTTAGATACTGATGCTTTTGAAGTATTTAAATTGAATGGATTATTCAATCAAGATTATGCTAAATCATTCCGAACCAATATTTTAGAAAAAGGAGGAACAGAAGAGCCTATGGTGCTTTACAAAAACTTCAGAGGTGATGCTCCAAGCGTAAAACCTTTATTACGAAAAAGAGGTTTAGATCAAGTAAAATAA
- a CDS encoding DEAD/DEAH box helicase, which yields MQLKKINPSLQKALIENDFIEANELQQETFSTIKSGVDAVIQAPNGSGKTTTILMNVIQKMDKPVGESTRALILVQDKEKVLEAVEMFKRLNHYNRLRVIGVHEKGDIDYDKNQISVGMDVLIGTPIRINEMFSSAGFNMTTIKMFVVDDVDEMLRKREDAIILRLSMSAEKTQRLFFCSQITERVEILADKIMIEPLFFEMEE from the coding sequence ATGCAATTAAAAAAAATAAATCCCAGCCTTCAGAAAGCACTTATAGAAAACGATTTTATCGAAGCTAATGAGTTGCAACAAGAGACTTTTTCAACTATCAAAAGTGGAGTAGATGCAGTAATTCAGGCGCCTAATGGTTCTGGAAAAACCACTACTATTTTAATGAATGTAATTCAGAAAATGGATAAGCCGGTTGGAGAAAGTACTCGTGCCTTAATTTTAGTTCAAGATAAGGAAAAAGTACTCGAAGCTGTTGAAATGTTTAAGAGGTTGAATCATTATAATCGTTTGAGAGTTATAGGAGTTCATGAAAAAGGCGATATCGATTATGATAAAAATCAAATTTCTGTTGGGATGGATGTGTTGATTGGAACGCCTATTCGAATCAACGAAATGTTTTCATCGGCAGGATTTAATATGACGACTATTAAAATGTTTGTGGTTGACGATGTAGATGAAATGTTACGTAAACGAGAAGATGCTATTATTTTGCGACTTTCAATGAGTGCAGAAAAAACACAACGACTGTTTTTCTGTTCACAAATTACTGAGCGTGTAGAAATTTTAGCCGACAAAATTATGATTGAACCCCTTTTCTTTGAAATGGAAGAATAA
- a CDS encoding RNA polymerase sigma factor produces the protein MDVKHIQGCRKQHREAQRMVYEIMAPKLYRLCKRYLKKEEEIEEVLADAFFTIFTKIEQLKEDLAFEAWARKITVNNCLLQIKKNINFNLYLEDVSYNSQPLADEVTDLEEEDLLNLLQYIPDGCQTIFNLFVIEGYSHKEIAEQLGISEGTSKSQLNAAKSKLKELVRTFYYQKAK, from the coding sequence ATGGATGTAAAACACATACAAGGCTGCCGAAAACAACACCGCGAAGCGCAACGCATGGTGTATGAAATTATGGCACCAAAACTCTATCGTTTGTGCAAACGGTATTTAAAAAAGGAGGAAGAAATAGAAGAAGTATTGGCCGATGCTTTTTTTACCATATTCACAAAAATTGAACAGCTGAAAGAGGATTTGGCATTTGAAGCTTGGGCACGAAAAATAACGGTGAACAACTGTCTGTTACAAATAAAAAAGAACATCAACTTTAATTTGTATTTAGAAGACGTGAGTTACAATTCGCAACCCTTAGCTGATGAAGTCACCGATTTAGAAGAAGAAGATTTACTCAATTTACTTCAATACATACCCGATGGCTGCCAAACGATTTTTAATTTGTTTGTGATTGAAGGTTATTCGCACAAAGAAATTGCCGAACAATTGGGAATAAGTGAAGGAACATCGAAATCGCAATTAAATGCGGCGAAAAGTAAATTAAAGGAATTGGTAAGAACTTTCTATTATCAAAAAGCAAAATAG
- a CDS encoding T9SS type A sorting domain-containing protein: MKKSYILLSLILLSNFIFSKSNSLVPPTVTATFTSSICDGSVTDIVLNSDTPNTTYTWAATTNNISNSFLPFGNETNINQTVNLANSQLNGNIILSITPRANGEDGNPINIMITVNPIPVAIPSPNLSICSNEFADLYLASTLSGTYFTWTSTSTNLTGASSGTGLSINDFLAVIDNTMIGTAIYYVTPVRGVCQGSPITLTVYVNPSPNTGLDGDISASETSTTPIDLFSIISGEEAGGTWTRTVGTGGTFDAIGGTFTPEAGASNSSFKYELIDDNTGCYSFSTATVNIDIVPIGIANTTNQTINNNDFSNIVLSSSNVSNSNFTWTFTANNISGASNGSGTTIAQQLSLIDVNANGYVDYTITPINNTAIGNTFSARVNVQSTLNSETFIIDNFKLIPNPVIDNLNIESDNQIRNIRIYNQLGQIIFSNEINNNKRTLDLSNLSSGIYTIFIETNARTLNKKIIKQ; encoded by the coding sequence ATGAAAAAAAGCTACATTCTACTTTCTTTAATTTTATTAAGCAATTTTATTTTTTCAAAAAGTAATTCATTAGTTCCACCAACAGTAACAGCAACTTTTACATCATCAATTTGTGATGGGTCAGTAACTGATATTGTCCTAAATAGTGATACGCCTAACACTACTTATACATGGGCTGCCACCACCAATAATATAAGTAATTCCTTTTTACCTTTTGGAAATGAAACAAATATCAATCAAACAGTAAATCTAGCAAACTCACAATTGAATGGTAATATAATATTATCAATAACACCGAGAGCAAATGGAGAAGATGGAAATCCAATAAATATTATGATTACAGTAAATCCTATACCTGTAGCAATACCATCTCCAAATCTATCTATTTGTAGTAATGAATTCGCAGATCTTTATCTTGCTTCAACATTATCTGGAACTTATTTCACTTGGACTTCAACTTCTACTAATTTAACTGGTGCTTCATCTGGGACAGGATTGTCGATTAATGACTTTTTAGCAGTAATTGACAACACAATGATTGGTACTGCTATATATTATGTAACCCCTGTTAGAGGTGTTTGTCAAGGAAGCCCAATTACTTTAACTGTATATGTAAATCCTTCGCCCAATACAGGACTAGATGGTGATATTTCGGCAAGTGAAACTTCAACTACACCCATTGATCTATTTTCAATAATTTCAGGAGAAGAAGCTGGAGGAACATGGACAAGAACAGTTGGAACCGGAGGAACTTTTGATGCTATAGGAGGAACATTTACTCCTGAAGCCGGAGCCTCAAATAGTTCATTTAAATATGAATTAATAGATGACAATACAGGCTGCTATAGCTTTTCTACAGCTACAGTAAATATTGACATAGTTCCTATTGGAATTGCAAATACAACTAATCAAACTATTAATAATAATGATTTTTCTAATATTGTATTATCAAGTAGTAATGTATCAAATTCAAATTTTACTTGGACATTTACAGCAAACAATATTAGCGGAGCTTCAAATGGATCAGGAACTACTATTGCACAACAACTTTCTTTAATAGATGTTAACGCAAATGGTTATGTAGATTATACAATTACACCTATAAACAATACTGCTATTGGGAATACTTTTAGTGCTAGGGTAAATGTCCAATCTACTCTAAATTCTGAAACTTTTATAATTGATAATTTTAAATTAATTCCAAATCCTGTTATAGATAATTTAAATATTGAAAGTGATAATCAAATTAGAAATATCAGAATTTACAATCAATTAGGACAAATAATATTTTCAAACGAAATAAATAACAATAAAAGAACTCTAGATTTATCGAATCTAAGTTCGGGTATTTACACTATTTTTATTGAAACGAACGCGCGAACTTTAAATAAAAAGATTATAAAACAATAA